The proteins below are encoded in one region of Populus alba chromosome 2, ASM523922v2, whole genome shotgun sequence:
- the LOC118044161 gene encoding uncharacterized protein, whose translation MWQKLARLRRNVQNIRKSRRVADESMFGGMNGAEFPILVRDMNRAQRWNSLSALLRVVLAPFSILSCSSQPHVNGADGLWVTGEFAQLSEMNHLMVNDSMRYAILM comes from the coding sequence ATGTGGCAGAAGCTGGCCAGATTGCGGAGGAACGTGCAAAATATTAGGAAAAGCCGACGAGTAGCCGATGAGAGCATGTTTGGAGGCATGAATGGAGCTGAGTTTCCGATCCTTGTTCGTGATATGAACAGAGCACAAAGGTGGAATAGTCTTTCTGCTCTACTCAGAGTTGTTCTTGCACcattttcaattctttcttGCTCCTCACAGCCTCATGTCAATGGAGCTGATGGTCTTTGGGTGACTGGTGAGTTTGCTCAACTATCGGAGATGAACCATCTCATGGTAAATGACAGCATGCGCTATGCAATCTTGATGTAG